A genomic window from Silene latifolia isolate original U9 population chromosome Y, ASM4854445v1, whole genome shotgun sequence includes:
- the LOC141627576 gene encoding uncharacterized protein LOC141627576 — protein MDSPKSVLDVNQKRPREMISRHELKKRKHNRKELLLTVPSYTLATGAKSLRYENRIRLRYLLRRLVLQLNWVEASGVLSALLKATCKELAPLHPDRVLRSDRFKYSVAMELRRHMGSDPKAFSSKIEDLYRTWILKIRSYKNRPSKDRYILLDYILSSFARNERSIANDALKSLKQTSDYGRNPLSYLVIGLASYEFWYSGLLEEINQRNLDDVCKPLHLEGVDSTSFGLLDDMREEDADSINESCSDLNDHSEVSVVNDNGEHSNFGQKPDEKSSKAYTNFRVEHHHEIKIQAVSENTIETIEENDDSMEDRDDQFHCSTSFNFDGLQSLLPFRMPFPDDMAYLPSYKDYYDDAVKYLKLALQSPPPVSEASLLPLVQLLLLGGQVNEALLVIEQFCYGSNSALPYRLRARLQECAEAKDPDKISLCFEGVIKKDPTCRRSLTRLMDLHQRGYYAPDRLVEVISLHLEATYGDVISWREFASCLLKISNCIEDRASVCMNVEQVENDQRHSTRFSRMPAMFVEGVSKKTWKLRCKWWLNRHFSKHVLTSETKKGDWEIMSYKAACASHLYGRDFDYVIKVHACTKENNKTVLSFLQTHMENSLGFFSYLTKKKLL, from the exons ATGGATTCCCCCAAATCTGTCCTTGATGTTAATCAAAAAAGGCCGCGCGAAATGATAAGCCGCCATGAATTGAAGAAAAGGAAGCACAATAGAAAAGAGTTATTGTTAACAGTGCCTTCATATACTCTCGCTACTGGTGCTAAGAGTCTACGCTATGAAAACCGTATCAGATTGCGTTATCTCCTTCGTAGACTTGTGTTGCAGCTTAATTGGGTTGAAGCTAGTGGAGTTCTCAGTGCTTTATTGAAGGCTACTTGTAAGGAACTCGCACCTCTTCATCCGGATCGTGTCCTTCGCAGTGATCGATTCAAGTATTCG GTGGCAATGGAGCTTCGCAGACACATGGGAAGTGATCCTAAGGCCTTCTCATCGAAGATTGAGGACTTGTATCGCACATGGATTTTGAAAATAAGGTCATATAAGAACAGACCATCCAAG GATAGATATATACTATTGGATTACATCCTCTCATCCTTTGCACGGAACGAGCGTAGCATTGCCAATGATGCTTTGAAGAG CCTGAAGCAGACTAGTGACTATGGAAGAAATCCTTTGTCTTATTTGGTCATAGGGCTGGCCAGTTATGAGTTTTGGTATTCTGGTCTCCTAGAAGAGATAAATCAGAGAAACTTGGATGATGTGTGCAAGCCTTTGCATTTGGAGGGAGTAGACAGTACTTCCTTTGGGTTATTAGATGATATGAGGGAAGAGGATGCAGATAGTATTAATGAGAGCTGCTCAGACTTGAATGATCATTCAGAGGTGTCAGTGGTCAATGATAATGGTGAACATTCCAATTTTGGTCAGAAGCCTGATGAAAAATCTTCTAAAGCCTACACTAATTTCCGAGTTGAGCATCACCATGAAATCAAAATTCAAGCTGTCAGTGAAAACACTATTGAAACAATTGAAGAAAATGATGATAGCATGGAAGATCGTGATGATCAATTTCATTGTTCCACTTCTTTCAATTTTGACG GTCTGCAATCATTGTTGCCCTTTAGAATGCCTTTTCCGGATGATATGGCATATTTGCCCTCCTATAAAGATTACTATGACGATGCAGTGAAGTACTTGAAACTTGCCCTACAATCTCCTCCTCCGGTCTCAGAAGCATCATTACTTCCTTTAGTTCAG CTGCTGCTACTTGGGGGTCAAGTTAACGAAGCTTTACTTGTGATTGAACAGTTCTGCTATGGGTCAAACTCTGCTCTTCCGTACAG GCTGAGAGCTCGACTTCAGGAGTGTGCAGAAGCCAAAGATCCCGACAAGATATCATTATGTTTTGAGGGTGTTATTAAGAAGGACCCTACATGTAGGCGTTCCTTGACAAGGCTCATGGACTTGCATCAAAGGG GTTATTATGCCCCTGATCGTTTGGTTGAGGTGATATCTTTACACTTGGAAGCGACATATGGAGATGTCATCTCATGGCGGGAATTTGCTTCTTGTTTGCTGAAGATTTCCAATTGTATAGAAGACAGAGCATCAGTGTGTATGAATGTGGAGCAAGTCGAGAATGACCAAAGACATAGTACACGTTTCAGTAGGATGCCTGCTATGTTTGTGGAGGGGGTGTCCAAAAAGACTTGGAAACTTCGCTGTAAATGGTGGTTGAACCGTCACTTCAGCAAGCATGTTCTGACCTCTGAAACTAAGAAAG GTGACTGGGAGATAATGAGTTATAAGGCAGCTTGTGCGTCCCATCTTTATGGAAGAGATTTCGACTATGTCATTAAGGTTCATGCCTGTACCAAGGAGAATAACAAGACGGTTTTATCGTTCCTGCAAACACACATGGAGAATTCTCTTGGTTTTTTCTCTTATTTGACCAAGAAAAAGTTGCTCTAA